The Breoghania sp. genome has a segment encoding these proteins:
- a CDS encoding lysophospholipid acyltransferase family protein: MPALRACLAIAGLTVVTLILLPLQWLAVRYGWQVRRTIPVLFHRVGCWLLGVRVTERGRLCATRPLLVSANHVSWLDIVVLGSRVPLSFIAKSEVASWPLFGTFARLQRSVFVNRQRRSATGRTNSEIAERLADGDAMVLFAEGTSSDGSRVLPFRSALIGAAQAALAGNGAAGAETVWVQPLAIVYTRLQGLPLDRRTRPLIGWYGDMDLAPHLWRLMKEGAVDVELVWGEPVAVTPSTSRKALTLQLEETVREALMATLQAREPATRITGAKDVSPLASPDAPQNIAAPQ, from the coding sequence ATGCCCGCCCTGCGCGCCTGTCTGGCGATTGCCGGCTTGACCGTCGTCACGCTCATTCTTCTGCCACTGCAATGGCTTGCGGTGCGCTATGGCTGGCAGGTCAGGCGCACGATCCCGGTTCTGTTTCACCGGGTGGGATGCTGGCTCCTGGGGGTGCGTGTCACCGAACGGGGCCGGCTTTGCGCAACGCGCCCGCTGCTGGTGAGCGCCAATCATGTTTCCTGGCTCGATATCGTGGTGCTGGGCTCGCGCGTGCCGCTTTCCTTCATCGCCAAATCGGAAGTGGCGAGCTGGCCGCTTTTCGGCACCTTCGCGCGCCTGCAACGCTCGGTCTTCGTCAACCGCCAGCGCCGCTCCGCCACGGGGCGTACGAATTCCGAAATCGCCGAACGGCTCGCCGACGGCGATGCCATGGTGCTCTTTGCCGAAGGAACCTCCTCCGACGGCTCAAGGGTCCTGCCCTTTCGAAGCGCCCTGATCGGGGCGGCGCAGGCAGCCCTTGCCGGCAATGGCGCGGCGGGGGCCGAGACCGTCTGGGTGCAGCCGCTCGCCATCGTCTATACGCGCCTTCAGGGCCTGCCGCTCGACCGGCGCACCCGCCCGCTCATCGGCTGGTACGGCGACATGGATCTCGCCCCGCATCTGTGGCGGCTGATGAAGGAAGGCGCGGTGGATGTGGAGCTGGTCTGGGGCGAACCGGTGGCCGTGACCCCGTCCACCAGCCGCAAGGCCTTGACCTTGCAGCTGGAAGAGACCGTGCGTGAGGCGCTCATGGCCACCCTTCAGGCGCGCGAACCGGCGACGCGGATCACCGGTGCGAAGGACGTTTCGCCATTGGCGTCGCCCGATGCGCCTCAAAACATTGCCGCGCCGCAATAA
- a CDS encoding MarR family transcriptional regulator, which translates to MVDANDMPGHLIRRLQQSAVAIFHQEVEGAGLDLTPVQFAALDQVARAPDIDQVTLAGLIAHDRTTITGVVDRLAAKGLLTRTVSKTDRRARTLHVTQDGLALLARVRPHVEAAQAAMLQGLEAPERDEFLRLMKKALEAINALSRAPLKQV; encoded by the coding sequence ATGGTCGATGCGAATGACATGCCGGGCCACCTGATCCGGCGGCTCCAGCAAAGCGCGGTGGCGATCTTCCATCAGGAGGTGGAGGGCGCAGGGCTCGACCTGACGCCGGTGCAGTTCGCAGCGCTTGATCAGGTCGCGCGCGCACCCGACATCGACCAGGTCACCTTGGCCGGGCTCATCGCCCATGACCGCACCACCATCACCGGCGTCGTCGACCGCCTGGCCGCCAAGGGGTTGTTGACCCGCACGGTCAGCAAGACCGACCGGCGCGCGCGCACGCTGCATGTGACGCAAGACGGCCTCGCCCTGCTCGCCCGCGTCCGCCCCCATGTGGAGGCCGCGCAGGCGGCGATGCTGCAAGGGCTGGAGGCGCCTGAGAGAGACGAGTTCCTGCGGCTGATGAAGAAGGCGCTGGAGGCGATCAACGCGCTCAGCCGCGCGCCCCTCAAACAGGTTTGA
- a CDS encoding FAD-binding monooxygenase, which yields MQFHLNGFQPGNPDIAPAMDGEQSQTLPEKLDVLIVGGGPAGLTLAAQLAAFPQIETRLVERKDGPMSLGQADGIACRTMEMFQAFGFAERIEREAYWVNEVTFWKPDPAERSNLIRHGRVQDVEDGLSEFPHVILNQARVHDCYLDVMANGARRLTPDYGCSFLDLTVDPDPDASHPVTVRIERAGKDGAPATVETVRARYVVGCDGARSGVRQALGRELRGDSANQAWGVIDVLAVTDFPDIRLKAAIHSADEGNVLIIPREGGYLVRLYVEMDKLAENERVASRNITSDHLIAAARRIFHPYSLEVKEVAWWSVYEIGQRLTDRFDDLADDEIGTRTPRVFIAGDACHTHSPKAGQGMNVSMQDTFNLGWKLAHVLSGRSGPGLLATYSDERQKIAQDLIDFDRDWARMFSARPKDEAAGADATADTNADADAVDPVEFQRHFQRFGRFTAGVATHYRPSLLTGDTAHADLATGFPPGMRFHSFPVIRLADAKRIHLGHTVRADGRWRLFAFADDSDPADAASPLARLCNWLESDPASPIRRFTRTGEDIDSLLDLRAILPFGHQSLSLETLPSLLLPRKGRYGLIDYEKVFCPDLKGGQDIYDARGIDRKKGCLVVVRPDQYVAHVLPLDARDALAACFDAILTPAN from the coding sequence ATGCAGTTTCATCTCAATGGATTTCAGCCCGGAAACCCCGATATCGCCCCGGCGATGGACGGCGAACAGTCGCAAACCCTGCCTGAAAAGCTCGATGTGCTGATCGTCGGTGGCGGGCCCGCGGGCCTCACGCTTGCCGCCCAGCTTGCCGCCTTCCCGCAAATCGAGACCCGTCTCGTGGAGCGTAAGGACGGTCCGATGAGCCTTGGGCAGGCCGACGGCATCGCCTGTCGCACCATGGAGATGTTCCAGGCCTTCGGCTTTGCCGAGCGGATCGAGCGGGAAGCCTACTGGGTCAACGAGGTGACCTTCTGGAAGCCGGACCCGGCGGAGCGGTCCAACCTCATCCGCCATGGCCGTGTGCAGGACGTGGAGGACGGGCTTTCGGAATTTCCCCATGTGATCCTCAATCAGGCCCGCGTGCATGACTGCTATCTGGATGTGATGGCCAACGGCGCCCGCCGCCTGACGCCGGATTATGGCTGTTCCTTCCTCGATCTGACCGTCGATCCCGACCCGGACGCCTCCCACCCGGTGACGGTGCGCATCGAGCGCGCGGGCAAGGACGGGGCTCCGGCGACGGTTGAAACGGTGCGCGCGCGCTACGTGGTCGGCTGCGATGGGGCGCGGTCCGGCGTGCGTCAGGCTCTGGGCCGGGAATTGCGCGGTGATTCGGCCAATCAGGCCTGGGGCGTGATTGATGTTCTGGCCGTCACGGACTTTCCCGATATCCGGCTGAAGGCCGCGATCCATTCGGCCGATGAGGGCAACGTGCTGATCATCCCGCGCGAGGGCGGCTATCTGGTGCGCCTCTATGTGGAGATGGACAAGCTTGCCGAAAACGAACGCGTCGCCAGCCGCAACATCACGTCCGATCACCTGATTGCCGCCGCCAGGCGCATCTTCCATCCCTATTCGCTGGAGGTGAAGGAGGTGGCGTGGTGGTCTGTCTACGAGATCGGCCAGCGGCTCACCGACCGGTTCGACGATCTGGCCGACGACGAGATTGGCACCCGCACCCCGCGCGTCTTCATCGCGGGCGATGCCTGTCACACCCACAGCCCCAAGGCGGGGCAGGGCATGAATGTCTCCATGCAGGACACGTTCAATCTCGGCTGGAAACTTGCCCATGTGCTGAGCGGGCGAAGCGGGCCGGGCCTGCTGGCGACCTATTCCGACGAGCGGCAGAAAATCGCGCAGGACCTGATCGATTTCGACCGCGACTGGGCGCGCATGTTCTCCGCCCGTCCCAAGGACGAGGCGGCGGGCGCGGATGCCACTGCCGACACCAATGCAGACGCTGACGCCGTCGATCCGGTCGAATTCCAGCGCCACTTCCAGCGTTTTGGCCGCTTCACCGCGGGGGTTGCGACCCACTATCGCCCCTCGCTTCTGACCGGCGACACGGCCCATGCGGATCTGGCGACCGGCTTTCCCCCCGGCATGCGTTTTCACTCCTTCCCCGTCATTCGCCTTGCGGACGCCAAACGCATCCATCTGGGGCACACGGTGAGAGCGGATGGGCGCTGGCGTCTCTTCGCCTTCGCCGATGACAGCGATCCGGCGGATGCCGCCTCTCCTCTCGCCCGTCTGTGCAACTGGCTGGAAAGCGATCCGGCCTCACCCATCCGTCGCTTCACGCGGACCGGCGAGGACATCGATTCGCTCCTCGATCTGCGCGCGATCCTGCCCTTCGGCCATCAGAGCCTGAGCCTTGAGACCCTGCCGTCCCTGCTTTTGCCCAGGAAGGGGCGCTATGGGCTCATCGACTACGAGAAGGTCTTCTGTCCCGACCTGAAGGGCGGGCAGGATATCTATGACGCGCGCGGCATCGACCGGAAAAAGGGCTGTCTGGTTGTGGTTCGGCCCGATCAATATGTGGCGCATGTGTTGCCGCTCGATGCCCGCGATGCGTTGGCCGCCTGTTTCGATGCGATCCTGACACCCGCCAACTGA
- the hslV gene encoding ATP-dependent protease subunit HslV → MSDIEVWHGTTIVTVRKGGKVVIAGDGQVSLGPTVIKSTARKVRPLAKGNVIAGFAGATADAFTLFERLEAKLEQYPNQLMRACVELAKDWRTDRYLRRLEAMMIVADASVSLVLTGTGDVLEPEGGITGIGSGGNYALAAARALADTDMSAEEIARKAMAIAADICVYTNGNVVVESLDAGA, encoded by the coding sequence ATGAGCGATATCGAAGTCTGGCACGGCACAACCATCGTCACGGTCCGCAAGGGCGGCAAGGTGGTGATTGCAGGCGATGGGCAGGTCTCGCTCGGCCCCACGGTGATCAAGTCCACCGCCCGAAAGGTCCGCCCGCTTGCCAAGGGCAACGTGATTGCAGGCTTTGCGGGCGCCACCGCCGATGCCTTCACGCTGTTTGAGCGGCTGGAAGCGAAACTGGAGCAATATCCCAACCAGCTCATGCGCGCCTGCGTGGAGCTGGCCAAGGACTGGCGCACCGACCGCTACCTGCGCAGGCTGGAAGCCATGATGATCGTGGCCGATGCGAGCGTCTCTCTGGTGCTGACCGGCACCGGCGACGTGCTGGAGCCGGAAGGCGGCATCACCGGCATCGGGTCCGGCGGCAACTACGCGCTGGCGGCAGCGCGGGCGCTCGCCGACACCGACATGAGCGCGGAGGAGATCGCCCGCAAGGCCATGGCGATCGCCGCCGATATCTGCGTCTACACCAATGGCAACGTGGTGGTGGAAAGTCTCGATGCTGGCGCGTGA
- a CDS encoding GNAT family N-acetyltransferase, with amino-acid sequence MIGRWFYPAPPRVSEAEREDFPIMAELHELSFVRDWSEEEIASLMAGDGVFALVTRRAAPTASRRPIGFVMVRAVADEAEILTIAVHPRWRGRGHGKLLMEAAMRRLYADRVLNIFLEVDAENGSACALYERLGFKVVGERKGYYAATGKDGEASTALVMRREMTPPQRPLKGGLGAGKT; translated from the coding sequence ATGATCGGGCGCTGGTTTTACCCCGCACCGCCGCGCGTCAGCGAGGCCGAGCGTGAAGACTTCCCGATCATGGCGGAGTTGCACGAGCTGTCCTTTGTCCGGGACTGGAGCGAGGAAGAGATTGCCTCGCTCATGGCGGGCGACGGGGTGTTCGCATTGGTGACGCGCCGCGCCGCGCCCACGGCCTCGCGCCGTCCCATCGGCTTCGTGATGGTGCGCGCCGTGGCAGATGAGGCAGAAATCCTGACCATTGCGGTTCACCCGCGCTGGCGTGGTCGCGGGCACGGCAAGCTGCTGATGGAAGCGGCCATGCGCCGCCTCTATGCCGACCGTGTGCTCAACATCTTTCTTGAGGTCGATGCGGAGAATGGCTCCGCTTGCGCGCTTTACGAGCGGCTGGGCTTCAAGGTGGTGGGCGAGCGCAAGGGGTATTATGCGGCAACCGGCAAGGATGGCGAGGCCTCGACGGCGCTTGTCATGCGCCGCGAAATGACACCGCCGCAGCGCCCGCTCAAGGGTGGGCTGGGGGCTGGGAAGACCTGA
- the hslU gene encoding ATP-dependent protease ATPase subunit HslU: MTDFSPREIVSELDRHIIGQKDAKRAVAIALRNRWRRQQLTGDMRDEVLPKNILMIGPTGVGKTEISRRLAKLANAPFIKVEATKFTEVGYVGRDVEQIIRDLVEAGIGLVRADKRKSVQAKAQEQAEERVLDALVGPAASPATRQSFRKRLHAGELDDKEIEIQVTATPTMRSFDMPGMGAGTVGVMNLSDVLGKAFGGAKKTKRVTVAESYEFLINEESDKLLDEDQVVQEAVRIVEENGIVFLDEIDKICARESRGGADVSREGVQRDLLPLIEGTTVTTKHGAVKTDHILFIASGAFHVAKPSDLLPELQGRLPIRVELKALTRDDFRCILTDTEASLIKQYVALMGTEEVTLEITEDAIDEIASIAVDINSSIENIGARRLQTVMERILDEISYTAPDRAGETFIVDADYVRENIGDIASNADLSRFIL; encoded by the coding sequence ATGACCGACTTTTCTCCCCGGGAGATCGTTTCCGAACTCGACCGCCACATCATCGGCCAGAAAGACGCCAAACGCGCGGTGGCCATCGCGCTCAGGAACCGCTGGCGGCGTCAGCAGCTCACCGGCGACATGCGCGACGAGGTGCTGCCCAAGAACATCCTGATGATCGGCCCGACCGGCGTCGGCAAGACGGAAATCTCCCGTCGTCTCGCCAAGCTCGCCAATGCGCCCTTCATCAAGGTGGAAGCCACCAAATTCACGGAAGTGGGCTATGTGGGCCGCGACGTGGAGCAGATCATCCGCGATCTGGTGGAAGCGGGCATCGGGCTGGTGCGCGCCGACAAGCGCAAGTCCGTCCAGGCCAAGGCGCAGGAACAGGCCGAAGAGCGTGTGCTCGACGCCCTTGTCGGCCCTGCGGCCTCGCCGGCCACCCGCCAGAGCTTCCGCAAGCGCCTTCACGCGGGCGAGCTTGACGACAAGGAAATCGAGATCCAGGTGACCGCCACCCCCACCATGCGAAGCTTCGACATGCCGGGCATGGGGGCAGGCACCGTCGGCGTGATGAACTTGTCGGACGTGCTCGGCAAGGCTTTCGGCGGCGCCAAGAAGACCAAGCGCGTTACGGTGGCCGAGTCCTACGAGTTCCTGATCAACGAGGAATCCGACAAGCTTCTCGATGAGGATCAGGTCGTGCAGGAAGCGGTGCGCATCGTGGAGGAAAACGGCATCGTCTTCCTCGACGAGATAGACAAGATCTGCGCGCGCGAAAGCCGCGGCGGGGCGGATGTCAGCCGCGAAGGCGTCCAGCGCGACCTGCTGCCTTTGATCGAGGGCACGACGGTCACCACCAAGCACGGCGCGGTGAAGACCGATCATATCCTCTTCATCGCATCGGGCGCCTTCCACGTTGCCAAGCCCTCCGACCTTTTGCCGGAATTGCAGGGACGACTTCCCATCCGCGTGGAGTTGAAGGCGCTGACGCGCGACGACTTCCGTTGCATTTTGACGGATACGGAGGCGAGCCTCATCAAGCAATATGTGGCGCTGATGGGCACGGAAGAGGTGACGCTGGAAATCACCGAGGACGCCATCGACGAGATCGCCTCCATCGCGGTGGACATCAATTCCTCCATCGAGAATATCGGCGCGCGCCGTCTCCAGACGGTGATGGAGCGCATTCTCGACGAGATCTCCTATACCGCGCCGGATCGCGCGGGGGAGACCTTCATCGTGGATGCGGACTATGTGCGCGAGAATATCGGCGATATCGCCTCCAACGCCGACCTGTCGCGCTTCATTCTCTAG
- a CDS encoding universal stress protein: protein MVKRRSFEEGHRRKFLVVVDETPECDRALVYAAMRAERTGGAVVMLYCIAPADFQHWIGVENIMRAEAQQEAETTLARAAEKIRAVARVDPESVIVEGTLSSEIITLIEEDQDIAILVLAAGTSSDGPGPLVSSFASKSAGTFPIPVTIVPGTLSDEEIASLA from the coding sequence ATGGTAAAGAGACGCAGCTTCGAGGAAGGCCACCGGCGCAAGTTTCTGGTCGTCGTTGACGAGACGCCGGAATGCGACCGGGCCCTGGTCTATGCGGCAATGCGCGCGGAACGCACCGGCGGGGCCGTTGTCATGCTCTATTGCATCGCCCCCGCCGATTTCCAGCACTGGATCGGCGTGGAGAACATCATGCGCGCCGAAGCGCAGCAGGAGGCCGAGACAACGCTCGCCCGCGCGGCGGAAAAAATCCGCGCCGTTGCCCGTGTGGATCCGGAAAGCGTCATCGTGGAAGGTACGCTTTCCAGCGAGATCATCACCCTGATCGAGGAAGATCAGGATATCGCCATTCTCGTTCTGGCCGCGGGCACGAGTTCCGATGGTCCCGGCCCGCTGGTCTCCTCCTTCGCCTCCAAGAGCGCAGGCACTTTCCCCATTCCCGTCACCATCGTGCCCGGAACGCTGAGCGACGAGGAAATCGCCTCGCTTGCCTGA
- the ybeY gene encoding rRNA maturation RNase YbeY yields the protein MMPTRGDAGQVPDDLEIDLTINAEGWPEEETLEALANRAIAAVFATADLRYLPGSELSLVFSDDAEVQVLNRDYRGKDKPTNVLSFPGGDEEGPVFGPLLGDIVLARETVLREAEEGALAFDAHLIHLIVHGTLHLFGYDHQIDSEADIMESLETRILASLGIADPYLNDPQTQDETRSL from the coding sequence ATGATGCCGACACGCGGCGATGCGGGGCAGGTCCCCGACGATCTGGAAATCGATCTGACGATCAATGCAGAGGGCTGGCCGGAGGAAGAGACGCTGGAAGCCCTCGCGAACCGGGCCATTGCGGCGGTTTTCGCGACAGCGGATCTGCGCTACCTGCCGGGCTCCGAACTGAGCCTCGTCTTTTCCGATGATGCCGAAGTTCAGGTGCTCAATCGCGATTACCGGGGCAAGGACAAGCCGACAAACGTGCTCTCCTTTCCCGGCGGCGATGAGGAGGGGCCGGTTTTCGGCCCCCTTCTGGGCGATATCGTGCTGGCCCGCGAGACGGTGCTGCGCGAGGCGGAAGAAGGCGCGCTCGCCTTCGATGCGCATCTCATTCACTTAATCGTACACGGAACTCTTCATCTTTTCGGGTATGATCACCAAATTGACTCAGAGGCCGACATAATGGAGAGCCTCGAAACCCGGATCCTGGCAAGCCTCGGCATCGCCGACCCTTACCTGAATG
- a CDS encoding PhoH family protein has translation MTHVVVAFDDNRLIGDLFGQFDQNLALIERRLGVEAVARGNQVAIKGTQDGCEQARLALEGLYHRLQQGHELHPGDVEGAIRMASAETGQLSLPTMEPRSKLAFAQISTKRKTVVARTPAQDAYIRAMDRADLVFGIGPAGTGKTFLAVAYAAALLERGEIDRIILSRPAVEAGERLGFLPGDMKEKVDPYLRPLYDALYEMMPGEKVERAILSGVIEVAPLAFMRGRTLSNAVVILDEAQNTTSMQMKMFLTRLGDNAKMIVTGDPSQIDLPRGMVSGLREALAVLDGVEGITRVRFTDKDVVRHELVARIVAAYDRATAQGEDGSGADAGHTTPPRRG, from the coding sequence ATGACCCATGTGGTCGTGGCCTTCGATGACAACCGTCTCATTGGCGATCTGTTCGGTCAGTTCGACCAGAACCTGGCATTGATCGAGCGCCGTCTGGGCGTGGAAGCGGTCGCGCGCGGCAACCAGGTGGCCATCAAGGGCACACAGGATGGCTGCGAACAGGCGCGTCTGGCGCTGGAGGGGCTCTATCATCGCCTCCAGCAGGGCCACGAGCTGCATCCCGGCGATGTGGAAGGCGCGATCCGCATGGCGAGCGCGGAAACCGGCCAGCTCTCGCTGCCCACGATGGAGCCGCGCTCAAAGCTGGCCTTCGCGCAGATTTCCACCAAACGCAAGACCGTCGTCGCCCGCACGCCCGCGCAGGATGCCTATATCCGCGCGATGGACCGGGCCGATCTGGTCTTCGGCATCGGGCCTGCGGGCACCGGCAAGACCTTCCTTGCGGTGGCCTATGCGGCGGCGTTGCTGGAACGCGGCGAGATCGACCGGATCATCCTGTCGCGTCCGGCTGTTGAAGCGGGCGAACGCCTCGGCTTCCTGCCCGGCGACATGAAGGAAAAGGTCGATCCCTATCTGCGGCCGCTCTATGACGCGCTTTACGAGATGATGCCCGGCGAAAAGGTGGAACGCGCCATCCTTTCCGGCGTCATCGAGGTCGCGCCGCTCGCCTTCATGCGCGGACGGACTTTGTCCAATGCGGTGGTGATCCTCGATGAGGCGCAGAACACCACCTCCATGCAGATGAAGATGTTCCTGACCCGCCTGGGCGACAACGCCAAGATGATCGTCACCGGCGATCCCAGCCAGATCGACCTGCCGCGCGGCATGGTCTCGGGGCTGCGCGAGGCGCTTGCCGTGCTCGACGGAGTGGAAGGCATCACGCGCGTACGCTTTACCGACAAGGACGTGGTGCGCCACGAACTTGTCGCGCGCATCGTCGCCGCCTATGACCGCGCCACCGCGCAAGGCGAGGACGGCTCCGGCGCGGATGCGGGCCACACCACCCCGCCCCGGCGCGGGTGA
- a CDS encoding NifU family protein encodes MFIQTEATPNPATLKFIPGRVVLEGDTRDYREADGAHDSPLAEKLFQVPGVAGVYFGYDFITVTKDDSDWQHLKPAVLGAIMEHFMSGQPVLKADCAAENAEEFFGEGDGETVATIKELLETRVRPAVAQDGGDITFRGFKDGIVYLSMRGACAGCPSSTATLRHGIQNLMRHFIPEVEEVRAM; translated from the coding sequence ATGTTCATTCAGACCGAAGCAACGCCCAATCCGGCGACGCTCAAGTTCATTCCGGGCCGCGTGGTGCTCGAAGGCGACACGCGCGACTACCGCGAGGCGGATGGCGCACACGATTCGCCCCTTGCCGAAAAGCTCTTCCAGGTTCCCGGCGTGGCGGGCGTCTATTTCGGTTATGACTTCATCACCGTCACCAAGGACGACAGCGACTGGCAGCACCTGAAGCCTGCCGTGCTCGGCGCGATCATGGAACATTTCATGTCCGGCCAGCCGGTGCTGAAGGCCGATTGCGCGGCGGAGAACGCGGAAGAGTTCTTCGGCGAGGGCGACGGCGAGACGGTGGCGACCATCAAGGAACTGCTGGAGACGCGCGTGCGTCCGGCCGTGGCACAGGATGGTGGCGACATCACCTTCCGCGGCTTCAAGGATGGCATCGTCTATCTCTCCATGCGCGGGGCCTGTGCGGGCTGTCCGTCCTCCACGGCGACGCTGCGCCACGGCATCCAGAACCTGATGCGCCATTTCATTCCCGAAGTGGAAGAAGTGCGGGCGATGTAG
- the miaB gene encoding tRNA (N6-isopentenyl adenosine(37)-C2)-methylthiotransferase MiaB, with protein sequence MSDAKKVFVRTYGCQMNVYDSDRMTDALAPEGYASTDTLEDADLVILNTCHIREKAAEKVYSEIGRIRKLKDARAETARPMTLAVAGCVAQAEGEEIMHRAPAVDLVFGPQSYHRLPELLKRAGAGDRVVETDLPTEDKFKALPAASREVTLKRGVTAFLTVQEGCDKFCTFCVVPYTRGAEVSRPIAQVLDEARRLADAGVREVTLLGQNVNAYHGKGPDGADWGLGRLLHALADIPGLDRLRYTTSHPRDMDDELMAAHRDLDALMPYLHLPVQAGSDRILGMMNRKHTAAEYMALVERIRAARPDIALSGDFIVGFPGETEDDFRATMKLVEEVGYASAFSFKYSPRPGTPGAALDDQVPEEVKSERLARLQALLSQQQQAFNASKRGAVMDVLFEKPGRFEGQLGGRSPWLQAVHVDAPAELFGEIRQVVIEDVGPNSLVGRLTGDEAAARPSGADGRVAAEAGGRA encoded by the coding sequence ATGAGTGACGCCAAGAAAGTCTTCGTTCGTACCTATGGCTGCCAGATGAACGTCTACGATTCCGATCGTATGACGGATGCGCTGGCGCCCGAAGGCTACGCCAGCACGGACACCCTTGAGGACGCCGATCTCGTCATCCTGAACACCTGCCACATCCGCGAGAAGGCGGCGGAAAAGGTCTATTCCGAAATCGGCCGCATTCGGAAGCTGAAGGATGCGCGCGCGGAAACCGCAAGGCCGATGACGCTGGCGGTGGCCGGGTGTGTGGCGCAGGCCGAGGGCGAGGAGATCATGCACCGTGCGCCCGCGGTCGATCTGGTCTTCGGTCCGCAAAGCTATCACCGCCTGCCGGAATTGCTGAAGCGCGCGGGCGCGGGCGATCGGGTGGTGGAGACGGATCTGCCCACCGAGGACAAGTTCAAGGCACTGCCCGCTGCCTCGCGCGAAGTGACGCTGAAGCGCGGCGTGACCGCCTTCCTCACCGTGCAGGAAGGCTGTGACAAGTTCTGCACCTTCTGCGTGGTGCCCTATACCCGCGGTGCGGAGGTTTCACGCCCGATCGCGCAGGTGCTTGATGAAGCCCGCCGTCTGGCGGATGCCGGTGTGCGTGAGGTGACGCTTCTGGGCCAGAACGTCAACGCCTATCACGGCAAGGGGCCGGACGGCGCGGACTGGGGCCTTGGCCGCCTGCTTCATGCGCTGGCCGACATTCCCGGCCTCGATCGTCTGCGCTACACCACCTCCCATCCGCGCGACATGGATGACGAGCTGATGGCCGCGCACCGGGATCTGGATGCGCTGATGCCCTATCTGCACCTGCCCGTGCAGGCCGGGTCCGACCGTATTCTCGGCATGATGAACCGCAAGCACACGGCCGCCGAATACATGGCGCTGGTGGAGCGCATCCGCGCCGCCCGCCCTGACATCGCGCTTTCCGGCGACTTCATCGTGGGTTTCCCGGGGGAGACGGAAGACGATTTCCGCGCCACCATGAAGCTGGTGGAAGAGGTCGGCTATGCCTCGGCCTTCTCGTTCAAATACAGCCCGCGTCCCGGCACGCCCGGTGCGGCGCTTGATGATCAGGTGCCCGAAGAGGTCAAGTCGGAACGCCTCGCCCGCCTTCAGGCGCTGCTGTCGCAGCAGCAGCAGGCTTTCAACGCCTCCAAGCGCGGCGCGGTGATGGATGTTCTGTTTGAGAAGCCGGGCCGGTTCGAAGGCCAGCTCGGCGGGCGCTCGCCCTGGCTTCAGGCGGTTCACGTGGACGCGCCGGCGGAGCTTTTCGGCGAGATCCGCCAGGTTGTGATCGAGGATGTCGGCCCCAATTCCCTTGTGGGCCGGTTGACCGGTGATGAGGCGGCGGCAAGGCCGTCGGGTGCGGATGGCCGCGTGGCGGCGGAAGCAGGAGGCAGGGCTTGA
- the tsaB gene encoding tRNA (adenosine(37)-N6)-threonylcarbamoyltransferase complex dimerization subunit type 1 TsaB, with translation MTLLALDTALGRCSAAVLKDDGMLCAVSEELGRGHAERLAGMVREAMGQAGAEFSDLDRIVVTVGPGSFTGLRVALSVARGFAVVVSLDLVGVTTLAAIADGAREAAGGHPIAIALPARGGEVYAQVFDATGAALGEPAALEAADFARDLAPGTRLGGAAADAIAGLRPDLEIIDRSAAPDIACVARLGLAAPVPDAPPAPLYLKPPDAKPQTRFRIARA, from the coding sequence ATGACCCTGCTTGCGCTCGATACCGCCCTTGGGCGTTGTTCCGCCGCCGTTCTCAAGGACGACGGTATGCTTTGCGCTGTCAGCGAAGAGCTTGGCCGCGGCCATGCCGAACGCCTCGCCGGAATGGTGCGTGAGGCGATGGGGCAGGCGGGCGCGGAGTTTTCCGACCTCGACCGTATCGTCGTCACCGTCGGACCGGGCAGTTTCACCGGTTTGCGCGTGGCCCTGTCCGTTGCGCGCGGTTTTGCTGTCGTCGTCTCGCTTGATCTTGTCGGCGTGACGACGCTTGCGGCCATCGCCGACGGCGCGCGCGAGGCGGCGGGCGGACACCCAATCGCGATTGCCCTGCCCGCGCGCGGCGGTGAGGTCTATGCGCAGGTCTTTGACGCGACGGGCGCCGCTCTCGGTGAGCCTGCGGCCCTTGAGGCGGCGGATTTTGCCAGGGACCTTGCGCCCGGCACCCGGCTTGGCGGTGCGGCTGCCGATGCGATTGCGGGCTTGCGGCCCGACCTTGAGATCATCGACCGCTCGGCTGCGCCCGATATCGCCTGTGTGGCGCGGCTGGGGCTTGCCGCCCCGGTGCCGGATGCGCCGCCCGCCCCGCTCTATCTGAAACCACCCGACGCCAAGCCGCAGACGCGTTTCAGGATCGCGCGCGCATGA